CTGTACCTGCTGTGGCACGCATCCGCCCATGACAGGTATGGTGGGGCTGGTAAAAATTTTCAAGGCGGAAAAGCATAAGCAGGGCACGCGGATTTATTTTCTCTGCGGGCGGCTGGCCATGGAAAAAATCAGCCGCTGCTGGCAGGAATTAAATGGTGCGGTGCAGCTATTGTCTCTTAAAGATGAGGAAATCCGTCTGGGCGTGGAGCGGCTACAAGATGAAATTAAGGAGCTCAAGGAAAAGCTGTCTGGGGCCGAACTTCGCTGGGGGCAGGAAAAGGCCCGTCAGCTGTTACAGGATACGCCGCTTACGGATGGTGTGAAGTCCATTACCCTGCAGGAAGAAGATATTTCGGCGGACGCGGCCAGAAAGCTGGCGCAGGTTTTGAGCGAAGACCCGCAGGCAGAGGTTACGATTTATTATTCAAGTGACGGCCGGATGAATTATGTGCTGGCCTGCGGCAGTGAAGTGAAGGTTAGCTGCCGGGAACGGATTAAGGCGATTAACGAACGGCTCGGAGGCCGGGGCGGGGGCAAGGATAATTTTGCCCAAGGCAGTGCAGAGGTGAGATAGCGTGTTGACATGTCAACTTTGTCCCCATCATTGCAAACTGGCGGAAGGGCAGGTAGGATATTGCCGGACCCGCCGCAATGATGGGAGCGTGGTGCGGAGTTTGAGTTATGGACAGGTGACTTCGCTGGCACTGGACCCTATAGAGAAGAAGCCCCTTTATCATTTTTATCCTGGCACGGTGATTTTGTCCGTGGGGAGTTTTGGCTGCAATATGCGCTGTCCCTTTTGTCAGAATTACAGCATATCGCAGGATGACGGGGGCGAGGTGCAGGGCTATCTGGCACCGGAAAAATTGGCGGAACTGGCGGTGGAAACGCAAAGGAAGCATGGCAGTATCGGCGTGGCTTTTACCTATAATGAACCGTTGCTGAGCTTCGAGTATTTACTGGATGTGGCGCCGCTTTTGCGGACGGCGGGGGAGAAGGTGGTATTGGTCAGCAATGGGCAGATTGAGGCGGAACCTCTACGCAAGTTATTGCCGCTGCTTGATGCCGCCAATATTGATTTGAAAGCCTTTAATGCGGCAACCTACCAATGGATGGGTGGCTCCTTGGAGGCGGCGCAGAGAACCATCCAGATGATGGTGGAGGCTGGTGTTCATGTGGAGGTTACCACGTTAGTCATTCCCGGCAAAAATGACGGCATGGAGGAATTCCGGGCAGAAACAGAGTGGTTGGCAGGGATAAGTCCTGCGATACCGCTGCATCTGTCCCGCTATTTCCCCCGCTATCAGTGTGCAATCGAAATGACGCCCCTGGCCACTTTGCAGCAGTTGCAAAAAGTGGCGCTGGAGCGTCTGCAGTATGTGTATTTGGGCAATGTCCGTTAGGCTTACTGCTTCCGATAATCCCGCGGGGCGCATTTGAACATTTCCTTGAAGGCCCGGGAGAAGGTGGAGTAGTCGGCAAAGCCCACTTCCTCGCAGATGTTGGTGATGGACATATCGGTCTTGAGCAAATCACGGGCCAAAAGCAGCCGTTTGCTGCGGATGTACTGGTGGATGCCGTAACCGGTATCGGCCTTGAACTTGCGCATGAGGTAGAACTTGCTGATATAGGCCCTGGCCGCCAAATCGTCAATGGAAAGTTCCTCGGCCAGATGGGCATTGATATAGGAAAGAATTTCCTGAATCTTGGGGTCGTAGCTGGCACTGGTGAGACCCGAGAGTTCATGCTCATGCAGGGAACGGTTCAGCAGAATCATAAACTCAATAAACATGATTTCCGTAAACAGTCCGTTGGCAAAGCCCTGCCCGCGGGCTGTTTTTTCGAGCTTGTCCATATGAAAGAGCAGGTCATGGCTCGTGCCGGGGGGCTGCTGCATGACGCTGCTGTTTTCGCGGGCATAGGCAAAGCATTGGGCAAGGTCGGTATGCTCGGCATCCTGCTCCTGCCAGCGGCGCAGGAAATCCGGTGCCACGTAGATGACAATGCGCTCGTAATCTTTCGCTTCGTCGGTAAAGACAGGACGGTGGATTTCTCCGGCGGTGACAAAGACGATGTCCCGTGGGGCCAGATGGTAGGTCTTGCCTTCGATGACATAATCCACAGCACCGTCGAGGAACATAATGATTTTATGGAAATCGTGATAATGGAAGGGAATGGGCTTTAAGGCAGCATCTTTCAGGCGGAATACCCGAAAGTCGCTGACCAGATAGCCCTTCTTCTCGTAATCGCTCATGGTTTCACTCCTCATGCTGGACTTGCCTCTAGTATAGTACATTATTTGCAATATTGAAAGCATAAATTCAACTTTTATTGCAAATATGCACTTGCTATAATATAGACAGTGAATAAATCAGAGACGCGAAGTCAGAAAGGCCGGTGAGCAGGATGTTGTTAGTTCGTTTGTATCATGTGGAGGATAAGGAAGTCATGGTTATGGATGGCACAAATGGTTATATGCCGGAAACGGGCGCTATCCGCCTGCTGGCCAGCCGCGAGTCCGGCGTGGGCGCTGACCGGGTGATTGTCTACTGTGGCAAGCAGAACCGCGAAGGCTTCCGTGCCTTTGCTGCTGATGGCAGCGAAATGGAACTGACGGCAGAGGATTGCCTGCTGCTCTCGCGCCAACAGGCAGACATTGAAGTGCGTCTGACGGATTACTTCGTGGGTCGCATGCGTCAGGCTGATGAGGAGAAACTGGCAGCAGCCTGCTGATAAATAAAATTTTCTGCAATTATTAGAAGGAAAACTGAATCGTATCGAGAAATAAGCCTATGGAATATCTAGTAAAAGCCTATATTACGATAAAAATAGTTTATATAGGTTTTTATCGGATTTTGTCGTATTCCCTAGAAGGGGGAGTACAATCCGTCCATAGGTTTTTTTGTTGCAGTTCAGGGGAAGATTGCAACTGGAAAAGGAGGAATTTTTGTGAAGGTAAGAGTAACCGCGATTCTTATGACCTTGGCAATGCTGCTGGTTGGGGTACAGTGTGCCTTTGCTGCGCAGGCAAAGCCGAACATCAAGATTCTGGCAACCGGTGGAACGATTGCCGGCAGTGCGGCATCTGACACGGCAACCACCGGCTATAAGGCTGGTGCTTTGGGCATTGATGTGCTGATTAATGCCGTTCCCGAAGTCAAGAAATATGCCAATGTATCCGGTGAACAGATTTGCAGCATCGACAGCAAGGACATGACTAATGATGTCTGGCTCAAACTGGCCAAACGCTGCAACGAATTGCTGGCCCGCAGTGATGTAGACGGTATCGTCATCACCCATGGTACGGATACGCTGGAAGAAACGGCTTATTTCCTGAACCTCACGGTTAAGAGCAATAAGCCTGTGGTCATCACCGGTGCTATGCGTCCGGCTACGGCTATCAGTGCTGATGGCCCGATGAATCTTCTGAATGCTGTCCGCGTGGCTTCTGATAAGAAGTCTGCAGGCCGTGGCGTACTGGTTGTACTCAACGACACCATCAATGGTGCCCGTGATGTGACTAAGACCCACACCACTTCCGTGGATACCTTTAAGGCTCCGGAACTCGGTGCTTTCGGTTATGTGAATGATGGCGTTCCAGAATTTTATCGTGCAACCACTCGTCTGCACACCACCAAGAGCGAATTTGCTGTTGGCAACCTCACGAAACTTCCCTATGTAAAGGTTATTTATGGCACGGCTAATGACGATGCTCTGTTCGTAGATGCAGCCATCAAAGGCGGCGTTAAGGGCATCATCTATGCCGGTACGGGCAATGGTTCCGTACACAAAGATGCAGAAGCAGCCTTGGCAAAAGCTACGGCTGCAGGTATTGTTGTAGTTCGCAGTGCCCGCGTAGGCAACGGCTCCGTCATTCCGGCTGAGCAGAGCTACATCAACTATCACTTCCTGGATGGTGATTCCCTGAATCCGCAGAAGGCTCGTATTCTTCTGCAGCTGGCCCTGACTAAAACGAAGGACCTCAAGGCTATTCAGGAGATGTTCCACAAGTACTAAAAAATTTGCTTCCCCAATAAAGCAGGGGCGCGTAGTTACTTTTAGCAGCTACGCGCCCCTGTTGCTTTATATCAGTGCAGGCTAAATCCTTCAGCTGCAACGCCGTTGATGAACATGATGTTGATGCCGTCTACTTCAATATCGTAGACCATTTCATTTTTACCCGTCATGGTGGCTTTTTCGACTGTCGCGGTGCCATCCAGAGTGATGGCAGGATTTCCCTGCGTGTTCATGGCGATGTTGTATTGGCCATTGCCGCAGTAGTACCACTGCGTTGCCGTGGTCTGCCATACTTTCCCATCGGTAAAGCGTACGGTTACGATTTCCTGCAGGGCAGGTGTGTGAACCTTGGTGACCTTGCCGCTGATTTTTTCGCCGTCAGAATTGAGCGTCAGCACTTCATCGCCCTCGTGGATGTTTTCAATGGGAATGCTGCCGTCTGGGGTGGCAACCAGGGAACCGGCAGCGAAGTAGCGTCCACCGCCAAACAATTTTGTCAGGATATGGGCAATGCCGCCGCCAGCTTTTTTGACGGTTTTGGCAACTTTTTTTACTTCCTTGGGATGCTGCGTGACTTCGTGGATGGTCTCGACCGTGGTCGTTACCGGATCGCCCTCGTCATTTTGAGGCGATTCCTGCGTACCTGCTCCGCCGACCACGCAAGCCAAATCATCAAAGGAAAGTTCGGTACAGGAAAGTTTTTTCATTTCCTGCATGAACTCTTCGACGGTAAAAGGAATGCCTTTTTCTTCAGCAAGTGCAAGAATAGCAGCGACATCCTCATCGGTGCCATTCTTTTCCAGAATCTGTCCGAGCTTTGCCTGAACTTCTTCATTTTCCTGCATCATTTCTATGAATTTCATTACATTTTGCTGTGCCATGATTATTTCCTCCTCTGTAGTTGGATTGTGTTTTGCTTTACATTGGTATATACGATAGGGGAGACGATTCATTACAAAAATTTTATTTTGTAAGAGAAGTTGAAAACGGCTTAGACTTGACAAATTCGTGGATAACTACTATAATAAGTGCCGTTATCTACGATTGTAGAGTACTGCGGATGTGGCGGAACTGGCAGACGCGCTGGATTTAGGATCCAGTGCCGCAAGGCGTATGGGTTCGACCCCCTTCATCCGCACCAAAGGAATATCAGGCGGTAGCTTTCGGGCTATCGCTTTTTTGTTACAATTATTTCGCGTATTGACTTATTGTCTGCTATCGGTTACAATAAGCAAGTGCTTTGTTAAGAAAAGCACAAAGTAAGAAGAAATCCAGAGTGAATAATCCTGTTGTTCTGGTGTATTAAAAGGACGTAAGTTCTAGCGCAAGTTCTGAAAGCGGTGCGTGCTTTCAGAAGACGAGGAGAAGGTTGTCGAGGAGGAGTCAGAAGATAATCGGTTGGACATAATGCGTAGTATAAATTTGCATAGACAAGGCAGAGGAAGGAGGCATAGCTGCGCTATGTCGACTGACGATAACGCAGTATATGCGAATTTAGACAAGCAGGATGTTCAACAGATTATCGGATGACTCCGTGGTCAGCGGATGCCTTCCGGCTTGCTCGGCCGATAAATGCAAACGAAAGTCCTGCCGTGAGGCGGGAAACAAGGATGCAGGGAGCGCAGCAGGATAGTACAATTTCATAGGAGGTACTATTATGTGTGGTATCGTAGGTTATGTCGGTGACAAAGAGGCAGCTAGCTTCCTGCTTGAAGGTCTGGCTAAGCTGGAGTATCGTGGTTATGACTCCGCTGGTATTGCTGTCTTTGACGGAGCGAAAATCGGCGTGGAAAAGAGTGTTGGCAGACTTGCCGCACTCCGTGACAAGCTGAAAGGTCATGAGCTCAAGGGCACGATGGGTATCGGTCATACCCGTTGGGCAACGCATGGCCGTCCGTCCGATGTGAACTCCCATCCCCATACGGATTGCTCCGGGGATTTCGTGGTGGTACACAACGGCATCATCGAAAACTACCTGACGCTGAAGGAAGAACTCATCGAAAATGGTCATTCCTTCAAGTCCGAAACGGATACGGAAGTAGTAGCCCACTTAATCGAAGAAGTCTACAATGGTGACTTTGTAGCTTCTGTTCGTGAAGTTCTGCGCCGCGTGGAAGGTTCTTACTCGCTCGTATTTATGAGCAGCAAGCACCC
The Selenomonas ruminantium AC2024 DNA segment above includes these coding regions:
- the amrS gene encoding AmmeMemoRadiSam system radical SAM enzyme, encoding MLTCQLCPHHCKLAEGQVGYCRTRRNDGSVVRSLSYGQVTSLALDPIEKKPLYHFYPGTVILSVGSFGCNMRCPFCQNYSISQDDGGEVQGYLAPEKLAELAVETQRKHGSIGVAFTYNEPLLSFEYLLDVAPLLRTAGEKVVLVSNGQIEAEPLRKLLPLLDAANIDLKAFNAATYQWMGGSLEAAQRTIQMMVEAGVHVEVTTLVIPGKNDGMEEFRAETEWLAGISPAIPLHLSRYFPRYQCAIEMTPLATLQQLQKVALERLQYVYLGNVR
- a CDS encoding AraC family transcriptional regulator produces the protein MSDYEKKGYLVSDFRVFRLKDAALKPIPFHYHDFHKIIMFLDGAVDYVIEGKTYHLAPRDIVFVTAGEIHRPVFTDEAKDYERIVIYVAPDFLRRWQEQDAEHTDLAQCFAYARENSSVMQQPPGTSHDLLFHMDKLEKTARGQGFANGLFTEIMFIEFMILLNRSLHEHELSGLTSASYDPKIQEILSYINAHLAEELSIDDLAARAYISKFYLMRKFKADTGYGIHQYIRSKRLLLARDLLKTDMSITNICEEVGFADYSTFSRAFKEMFKCAPRDYRKQ
- a CDS encoding type II asparaginase, whose product is MKVRVTAILMTLAMLLVGVQCAFAAQAKPNIKILATGGTIAGSAASDTATTGYKAGALGIDVLINAVPEVKKYANVSGEQICSIDSKDMTNDVWLKLAKRCNELLARSDVDGIVITHGTDTLEETAYFLNLTVKSNKPVVITGAMRPATAISADGPMNLLNAVRVASDKKSAGRGVLVVLNDTINGARDVTKTHTTSVDTFKAPELGAFGYVNDGVPEFYRATTRLHTTKSEFAVGNLTKLPYVKVIYGTANDDALFVDAAIKGGVKGIIYAGTGNGSVHKDAEAALAKATAAGIVVVRSARVGNGSVIPAEQSYINYHFLDGDSLNPQKARILLQLALTKTKDLKAIQEMFHKY
- a CDS encoding Nif11 family protein, whose translation is MAQQNVMKFIEMMQENEEVQAKLGQILEKNGTDEDVAAILALAEEKGIPFTVEEFMQEMKKLSCTELSFDDLACVVGGAGTQESPQNDEGDPVTTTVETIHEVTQHPKEVKKVAKTVKKAGGGIAHILTKLFGGGRYFAAGSLVATPDGSIPIENIHEGDEVLTLNSDGEKISGKVTKVHTPALQEIVTVRFTDGKVWQTTATQWYYCGNGQYNIAMNTQGNPAITLDGTATVEKATMTGKNEMVYDIEVDGINIMFINGVAAEGFSLH